A stretch of DNA from Odocoileus virginianus isolate 20LAN1187 ecotype Illinois unplaced genomic scaffold, Ovbor_1.2 Unplaced_Scaffold_3, whole genome shotgun sequence:
AATCATTAACCAGGAAAACTGAGAGGAAACAGAGTTCTTGAAACTCGGATGATTTCCAGTTTATGGAAACATCAAATACCACAATTCTATGGACTGTCCTGCagacatttgtctttcttgggctccacaggTTTCTGTAACAGGAAGGTTCTCTTTCATTGAAACCTTTCCTAGGAACTTGTTTTCGCAAgtgaagatttttgttttgttttacaaaacaCGAGTCTGTCTTGTGTTGTGTGTGCTGTCTCAGGCAACAGACTGCCTTTGTACCGTATTTCTGGTCTCTTTCCATATGGCTTGCTGTATCCTGTACACAGACTCCTGAAAAATCCTTTCCACCTGGGTAGGAAAGCCACgactctcctcctccagggcgttGATGGTTCGCAGAGCAAAGGGAGTTCTCTCTCGGGGCAGGGGCTTGTTCAGGGGCCGCATGGGGATGACGGAGTTGTACTTGTGCTGCCTGTTAACGGAGTTCATGAGGGACGAATAGAACTGGAACTTACACCAGGTGTCCCTTAAGAAGTTTTCTGTCAACAGTAAGATAGTCCAGGCAGACCCGTTGACAGCATCATCCAAGTTCTGTAAATGCTGTCTGCCACACGGCATCTCGGCAAAGATGATTCCAGGTTTGATGCCGAAGTCGTCTTCCAGCAGACTCTGGACTCGGAGGGCCTCGCCTGTGTCTTCTTCAGCGTGCAGTATCACAAATTTGAGGAACACCTCTTCGTCTGTGTCCTCGTCCAGCCCCTCGTCCACTCCGTCCCGCTCCCCCGCTGGCACCTCTGCAGTACGGCTGCACACAGCATCACCACGCACGCAGGTGTCTTCAGGCCGCTTGGAATCCAACGCGTGCCGGCTGTGGCTAGGATCCACACTCTGGCTTTCACCCCAAGGCACAGAAAGACGGCAGGGATCCGTTTTAGACTTTCCGATACCCATTGTAAAGATCCGAGTCAGAAGAGGGaagctttatttatttctcaGCATTTCATTTCGTTCTAAAAGGAGACATAACAAAGCAGAAGTATACTGTAAACTCAATCAAAACATTAAAAGTGGAAAATTTCATTCAACCTGAAACACCTCAAAAGGATTCTAATATAAATTTCTTGAAGAAAGAAGTGCCAAACAGATCATTGGGAAATGTAATCACTTGTCTTTTTTGAGCTTCACAAGGACTACTACAGGTAGTCAAGGCTAAGTCAAAGAGGGTCCAGTTTAATACAATAGGAGgcatttggaaattttaaatggTACTATATTCACTCCATAAACCtccatattaaaataaattactttggtATTTAGTAAAAAGGTACTGATCATATGCAGTATAAATCCAACTTCTTTATTCTAACAAATTATTGTGTGGACTAGAAAGTGCAAAAcccaaagaaacagaatattcCCATATTAAatccaaaatttatttttgtatcaaaCACAAATACAAAACAATACAAATATCATAAAGATGGCTAGCAGGCAGCTCCACTGACTCAGAATAAAGAGAAGATCTGAAATGTCAAATGACACGTTGCCCAGGATTCACTGGTTTAGTCTTTTTGTTTGTCTACAGTCAGGCCACATTATAATGGGGCTGGTAGAGAGACTATAGTAAGGACTCTGAAAAGtaaggaatatctttttccagctaATCCTGAGAAACATATTTATTCCTACGGAGCAATGAGCATCCTGGTGTGGACATGAAATTTCCAAACAGCCTTGTGGTTTTCATCAGTGAAATTAAC
This window harbors:
- the TICAM2 gene encoding TIR domain-containing adapter molecule 2 isoform X2, with the protein product MPWLGSAPRWAAAAGRWGCRLLVLLLFLVPGPGGASEITFELPDNAKQCFYEDITQGTKCTLEFQVITGGHYDVDCRLEDPDGNVLYKEMKKQYDSYTFTASKNGTYKFCFSNEFSTFTHKTVYFDFQVGEDPPLFPSENRVSALTQMESACVSIHEALKSVIDYQTHFRLREAQGRSRAEDLNTRVAYWSSVDPSHSRHALDSKRPEDTCVRGDAVCSRTAEVPAGERDGVDEGLDEDTDEEVFLKFVILHAEEDTGEALRVQSLLEDDFGIKPGIIFAEMPCGRQHLQNLDDAVNGSAWTILLLTENFLRDTWCKFQFYSSLMNSVNRQHKYNSVIPMRPLNKPLPRERTPFALRTINALEEESRGFPTQVERIFQESVYRIQQAIWKETRNTVQRQSVA
- the TICAM2 gene encoding TIR domain-containing adapter molecule 2 isoform X1, encoding MGIGKSKTDPCRLSVPWGESQSVDPSHSRHALDSKRPEDTCVRGDAVCSRTAEVPAGERDGVDEGLDEDTDEEVFLKFVILHAEEDTGEALRVQSLLEDDFGIKPGIIFAEMPCGRQHLQNLDDAVNGSAWTILLLTENFLRDTWCKFQFYSSLMNSVNRQHKYNSVIPMRPLNKPLPRERTPFALRTINALEEESRGFPTQVERIFQESVYRIQQAIWKETRNTVQRQSVA